The following coding sequences are from one Stigmatopora nigra isolate UIUO_SnigA chromosome 10, RoL_Snig_1.1, whole genome shotgun sequence window:
- the pfkfb2b gene encoding 6-phosphofructo-2-kinase/fructose-2,6-bisphosphatase 2 isoform X3, translating into MSNGCVNAKKTDVRMNEKKCSWASYMTNSPTVIVMIGLPARGKTYVSKKLTRYLNWIGVPTKVFNLGVYRREAVRAYKSYDFFRHDNEEAMKIRKQCALVALRDVKVYLTDEGGQIAVFDATNTTRERRDLILEFVKENGFKVFFVESVCDDPEVIAANILEVKVSSPDYPERHRERVMDDFLKRIECYKVTYQPLDPDDYDRDLSFIKVMNVGRRFLVNRVQDYIQSKIVYYLMNIHVHSHSIYLCRHGESDHNIEGRIGGDSELSPRGKQFAHALRKFIEEHDLSDLKVWTSQLRRTIQTAEELAVPYEQWKILNEIDAGVCEEMTYEMIQRVFPEEFALRDQDKYHYRYPGGESYQDLVQRLEPAIMELERQGNVLVVCHQAVMRCLLAYFLDKSAEDLPYMKCPLHTVLKLTPVAYGCKVEMFHLNVEAVNTHRDRPLQGQIPKDSSLLHRRNSYTPLASHDQVKRPRLYSAGNQPWLPLAPTPPALMPGGRPSQPPTGNVCLAPCVRVSTLRTLKKREAVCVSD; encoded by the exons ATGTCGAACGGGTGCGTTAACGCCAAGAAAACAGACGTCAGGATGAATGAGAAGAAATGCT CGTGGGCGTCTTACATGACCAATTCCCCCACTGTGATCGTGATGATCGGCCTTCCAGCCAGAGGGAAAACATACGTGTCCAAGAAACTCACACGTTACCTCAACTGGATCGGCGTCCCCACCAAAG TTTTTAATCTGGGCGTGTACCGCCGAGAAGCCGTCCGCGCCTACAAGTCATACGATTTTTTTCGTCACGACAATGAGGAGGCCATGAAGATAAGGAA GCAGTGTGCACTTGTGGCCCTCCGGGATGTGAAGGTCTACCTGACAGACGAAGGCGGTCAGATTGCT GTTTTCGATGCTACCAACACGACAAGAGAGCGCCGAGACCTCATTCTAGAGTTTGTGAAGGAAAATGGATTCAAG GTGTTCTTTGTCGAGTCCGTCTGTGACGACCCAGAAGTCATTGCTGCCAATATCCTG GAAGTCAAGGTGTCTAGTCCGGACTACCCCGAAAGACACCGAGAAAGGGTCATGGATGACTTCCTGAAACGGATCGAATGCTACAAGGTGACTTACCAGCCGTTGGATCCCGATGATTACGATAG GGACCTCTCATTCATTAAAGTGATGAACGTGGGCCGACGTTTTTTGGTGAACCGGGTTCAGGACTACATCCAGAGCAAGATCGTCTACTACCTCATGAACATCCACGTGCATTCGCACTCTATTTACTTGTGTCGACACGGCGAGAGCGACCATAACATCGAAGGGCGCATTGGGGGGGATTCGGAACTTTCTCCCCGAGGGAAACAG TTTGCCCACGCCCTTCGCAAGTTTATCGAAGAGCACGATTTGTCAGATTTGAAAGTGTGGACAAGCCAGTTGAGACGCACCATACAGACGGCCGAGGAGCTGGCTGTCCCTTATGAACAGTGGAAGATACTCAATGAAATTGACGCG ggAGTCTGCGAAGAGATGACCTATGAGATGATCCAGAGGGTTTTCCCAGAGGAGTTTGCATTGAGGGACCAGGACAAATATCACTACCGCTACCCTGGAGGGGAG TCCTACCAGGACCTGGTCCAGCGTCTAGAGCCGGCCATCATGGAGCTGGAAAGACAAGGAAACGTGCTGGTGGTCTGCCACCAAGCGGTCATGCGTTGTCTGTTGGCCTACTttctggacaaaagtgccg AAGACCTGCCCTACATGAAATGTCCGCTGCACACCGTCCTCAAATTAACCCCAGTGGCATATG GTTGTAAAGTGGAAATGTTCCATCTCAATGTGGAGGCAGTTAACACACATCGCGACCGACCACTT CAGGGTCAAATTCCCAAGGACTCGAGCCTTTTACACCGACGGAATAGTTACACACCCTTGGCCAGTCACGATCAAGTCAAGCGCCCCCGGCTGTACAGCGCGGGCAATCAGCCCTGGCTACCCCTGGCCCCCACGCCACCTGCCCTGATGCCAGGGGGACGGCCAAGCCAA cctcCAACAGGAAATGTCTGTCT GGCTCCTTGTGTGAGGGTATCAACTTTGAGGACCCTAAAGAAACGAGAGGCTGTGTGCGTTTCTGACTGA
- the pfkfb2b gene encoding 6-phosphofructo-2-kinase/fructose-2,6-bisphosphatase 2 isoform X6, translating into MSNGCVNAKKTDVRMNEKKCSWASYMTNSPTVIVMIGLPARGKTYVSKKLTRYLNWIGVPTKVFNLGVYRREAVRAYKSYDFFRHDNEEAMKIRKQCALVALRDVKVYLTDEGGQIAVFDATNTTRERRDLILEFVKENGFKVFFVESVCDDPEVIAANILEVKVSSPDYPERHRERVMDDFLKRIECYKVTYQPLDPDDYDRDLSFIKVMNVGRRFLVNRVQDYIQSKIVYYLMNIHVHSHSIYLCRHGESDHNIEGRIGGDSELSPRGKQFAHALRKFIEEHDLSDLKVWTSQLRRTIQTAEELAVPYEQWKILNEIDAGVCEEMTYEMIQRVFPEEFALRDQDKYHYRYPGGESYQDLVQRLEPAIMELERQGNVLVVCHQAVMRCLLAYFLDKSAEDLPYMKCPLHTVLKLTPVAYGCKVEMFHLNVEAVNTHRDRPLPPTGNVCLAPCVRVSTLRTLKKREAVCVSD; encoded by the exons ATGTCGAACGGGTGCGTTAACGCCAAGAAAACAGACGTCAGGATGAATGAGAAGAAATGCT CGTGGGCGTCTTACATGACCAATTCCCCCACTGTGATCGTGATGATCGGCCTTCCAGCCAGAGGGAAAACATACGTGTCCAAGAAACTCACACGTTACCTCAACTGGATCGGCGTCCCCACCAAAG TTTTTAATCTGGGCGTGTACCGCCGAGAAGCCGTCCGCGCCTACAAGTCATACGATTTTTTTCGTCACGACAATGAGGAGGCCATGAAGATAAGGAA GCAGTGTGCACTTGTGGCCCTCCGGGATGTGAAGGTCTACCTGACAGACGAAGGCGGTCAGATTGCT GTTTTCGATGCTACCAACACGACAAGAGAGCGCCGAGACCTCATTCTAGAGTTTGTGAAGGAAAATGGATTCAAG GTGTTCTTTGTCGAGTCCGTCTGTGACGACCCAGAAGTCATTGCTGCCAATATCCTG GAAGTCAAGGTGTCTAGTCCGGACTACCCCGAAAGACACCGAGAAAGGGTCATGGATGACTTCCTGAAACGGATCGAATGCTACAAGGTGACTTACCAGCCGTTGGATCCCGATGATTACGATAG GGACCTCTCATTCATTAAAGTGATGAACGTGGGCCGACGTTTTTTGGTGAACCGGGTTCAGGACTACATCCAGAGCAAGATCGTCTACTACCTCATGAACATCCACGTGCATTCGCACTCTATTTACTTGTGTCGACACGGCGAGAGCGACCATAACATCGAAGGGCGCATTGGGGGGGATTCGGAACTTTCTCCCCGAGGGAAACAG TTTGCCCACGCCCTTCGCAAGTTTATCGAAGAGCACGATTTGTCAGATTTGAAAGTGTGGACAAGCCAGTTGAGACGCACCATACAGACGGCCGAGGAGCTGGCTGTCCCTTATGAACAGTGGAAGATACTCAATGAAATTGACGCG ggAGTCTGCGAAGAGATGACCTATGAGATGATCCAGAGGGTTTTCCCAGAGGAGTTTGCATTGAGGGACCAGGACAAATATCACTACCGCTACCCTGGAGGGGAG TCCTACCAGGACCTGGTCCAGCGTCTAGAGCCGGCCATCATGGAGCTGGAAAGACAAGGAAACGTGCTGGTGGTCTGCCACCAAGCGGTCATGCGTTGTCTGTTGGCCTACTttctggacaaaagtgccg AAGACCTGCCCTACATGAAATGTCCGCTGCACACCGTCCTCAAATTAACCCCAGTGGCATATG GTTGTAAAGTGGAAATGTTCCATCTCAATGTGGAGGCAGTTAACACACATCGCGACCGACCACTT cctcCAACAGGAAATGTCTGTCT GGCTCCTTGTGTGAGGGTATCAACTTTGAGGACCCTAAAGAAACGAGAGGCTGTGTGCGTTTCTGACTGA
- the pfkfb2b gene encoding 6-phosphofructo-2-kinase/fructose-2,6-bisphosphatase 2 isoform X4, whose protein sequence is MSNGCVNAKKTDVRMNEKKCSWASYMTNSPTVIVMIGLPARGKTYVSKKLTRYLNWIGVPTKVFNLGVYRREAVRAYKSYDFFRHDNEEAMKIRKQCALVALRDVKVYLTDEGGQIAVFDATNTTRERRDLILEFVKENGFKVFFVESVCDDPEVIAANILEVKVSSPDYPERHRERVMDDFLKRIECYKVTYQPLDPDDYDRDLSFIKVMNVGRRFLVNRVQDYIQSKIVYYLMNIHVHSHSIYLCRHGESDHNIEGRIGGDSELSPRGKQFAHALRKFIEEHDLSDLKVWTSQLRRTIQTAEELAVPYEQWKILNEIDAGVCEEMTYEMIQRVFPEEFALRDQDKYHYRYPGGESYQDLVQRLEPAIMELERQGNVLVVCHQAVMRCLLAYFLDKSAEDLPYMKCPLHTVLKLTPVAYGCKVEMFHLNVEAVNTHRDRPLQGQIPKDSSLLHRRNSYTPLASHDQVKRPRLYSAGNQPWLPLAPTPPALMPGGRPSQGSLCEGINFEDPKETRGCVRF, encoded by the exons ATGTCGAACGGGTGCGTTAACGCCAAGAAAACAGACGTCAGGATGAATGAGAAGAAATGCT CGTGGGCGTCTTACATGACCAATTCCCCCACTGTGATCGTGATGATCGGCCTTCCAGCCAGAGGGAAAACATACGTGTCCAAGAAACTCACACGTTACCTCAACTGGATCGGCGTCCCCACCAAAG TTTTTAATCTGGGCGTGTACCGCCGAGAAGCCGTCCGCGCCTACAAGTCATACGATTTTTTTCGTCACGACAATGAGGAGGCCATGAAGATAAGGAA GCAGTGTGCACTTGTGGCCCTCCGGGATGTGAAGGTCTACCTGACAGACGAAGGCGGTCAGATTGCT GTTTTCGATGCTACCAACACGACAAGAGAGCGCCGAGACCTCATTCTAGAGTTTGTGAAGGAAAATGGATTCAAG GTGTTCTTTGTCGAGTCCGTCTGTGACGACCCAGAAGTCATTGCTGCCAATATCCTG GAAGTCAAGGTGTCTAGTCCGGACTACCCCGAAAGACACCGAGAAAGGGTCATGGATGACTTCCTGAAACGGATCGAATGCTACAAGGTGACTTACCAGCCGTTGGATCCCGATGATTACGATAG GGACCTCTCATTCATTAAAGTGATGAACGTGGGCCGACGTTTTTTGGTGAACCGGGTTCAGGACTACATCCAGAGCAAGATCGTCTACTACCTCATGAACATCCACGTGCATTCGCACTCTATTTACTTGTGTCGACACGGCGAGAGCGACCATAACATCGAAGGGCGCATTGGGGGGGATTCGGAACTTTCTCCCCGAGGGAAACAG TTTGCCCACGCCCTTCGCAAGTTTATCGAAGAGCACGATTTGTCAGATTTGAAAGTGTGGACAAGCCAGTTGAGACGCACCATACAGACGGCCGAGGAGCTGGCTGTCCCTTATGAACAGTGGAAGATACTCAATGAAATTGACGCG ggAGTCTGCGAAGAGATGACCTATGAGATGATCCAGAGGGTTTTCCCAGAGGAGTTTGCATTGAGGGACCAGGACAAATATCACTACCGCTACCCTGGAGGGGAG TCCTACCAGGACCTGGTCCAGCGTCTAGAGCCGGCCATCATGGAGCTGGAAAGACAAGGAAACGTGCTGGTGGTCTGCCACCAAGCGGTCATGCGTTGTCTGTTGGCCTACTttctggacaaaagtgccg AAGACCTGCCCTACATGAAATGTCCGCTGCACACCGTCCTCAAATTAACCCCAGTGGCATATG GTTGTAAAGTGGAAATGTTCCATCTCAATGTGGAGGCAGTTAACACACATCGCGACCGACCACTT CAGGGTCAAATTCCCAAGGACTCGAGCCTTTTACACCGACGGAATAGTTACACACCCTTGGCCAGTCACGATCAAGTCAAGCGCCCCCGGCTGTACAGCGCGGGCAATCAGCCCTGGCTACCCCTGGCCCCCACGCCACCTGCCCTGATGCCAGGGGGACGGCCAAGCCAA GGCTCCTTGTGTGAGGGTATCAACTTTGAGGACCCTAAAGAAACGAGAGGCTGTGTGCGTTTCTGA
- the pfkfb2b gene encoding 6-phosphofructo-2-kinase/fructose-2,6-bisphosphatase 2 isoform X5 — protein MSNGCVNAKKTDVRMNEKKCSWASYMTNSPTVIVMIGLPARGKTYVSKKLTRYLNWIGVPTKVFNLGVYRREAVRAYKSYDFFRHDNEEAMKIRKQCALVALRDVKVYLTDEGGQIAVFDATNTTRERRDLILEFVKENGFKVFFVESVCDDPEVIAANILEVKVSSPDYPERHRERVMDDFLKRIECYKVTYQPLDPDDYDRDLSFIKVMNVGRRFLVNRVQDYIQSKIVYYLMNIHVHSHSIYLCRHGESDHNIEGRIGGDSELSPRGKQFAHALRKFIEEHDLSDLKVWTSQLRRTIQTAEELAVPYEQWKILNEIDAGVCEEMTYEMIQRVFPEEFALRDQDKYHYRYPGGESYQDLVQRLEPAIMELERQGNVLVVCHQAVMRCLLAYFLDKSAEDLPYMKCPLHTVLKLTPVAYGCKVEMFHLNVEAVNTHRDRPLGQIPKDSSLLHRRNSYTPLASHDQVKRPRLYSAGNQPWLPLAPTPPALMPGGRPSQGSLCEGINFEDPKETRGCVRF, from the exons ATGTCGAACGGGTGCGTTAACGCCAAGAAAACAGACGTCAGGATGAATGAGAAGAAATGCT CGTGGGCGTCTTACATGACCAATTCCCCCACTGTGATCGTGATGATCGGCCTTCCAGCCAGAGGGAAAACATACGTGTCCAAGAAACTCACACGTTACCTCAACTGGATCGGCGTCCCCACCAAAG TTTTTAATCTGGGCGTGTACCGCCGAGAAGCCGTCCGCGCCTACAAGTCATACGATTTTTTTCGTCACGACAATGAGGAGGCCATGAAGATAAGGAA GCAGTGTGCACTTGTGGCCCTCCGGGATGTGAAGGTCTACCTGACAGACGAAGGCGGTCAGATTGCT GTTTTCGATGCTACCAACACGACAAGAGAGCGCCGAGACCTCATTCTAGAGTTTGTGAAGGAAAATGGATTCAAG GTGTTCTTTGTCGAGTCCGTCTGTGACGACCCAGAAGTCATTGCTGCCAATATCCTG GAAGTCAAGGTGTCTAGTCCGGACTACCCCGAAAGACACCGAGAAAGGGTCATGGATGACTTCCTGAAACGGATCGAATGCTACAAGGTGACTTACCAGCCGTTGGATCCCGATGATTACGATAG GGACCTCTCATTCATTAAAGTGATGAACGTGGGCCGACGTTTTTTGGTGAACCGGGTTCAGGACTACATCCAGAGCAAGATCGTCTACTACCTCATGAACATCCACGTGCATTCGCACTCTATTTACTTGTGTCGACACGGCGAGAGCGACCATAACATCGAAGGGCGCATTGGGGGGGATTCGGAACTTTCTCCCCGAGGGAAACAG TTTGCCCACGCCCTTCGCAAGTTTATCGAAGAGCACGATTTGTCAGATTTGAAAGTGTGGACAAGCCAGTTGAGACGCACCATACAGACGGCCGAGGAGCTGGCTGTCCCTTATGAACAGTGGAAGATACTCAATGAAATTGACGCG ggAGTCTGCGAAGAGATGACCTATGAGATGATCCAGAGGGTTTTCCCAGAGGAGTTTGCATTGAGGGACCAGGACAAATATCACTACCGCTACCCTGGAGGGGAG TCCTACCAGGACCTGGTCCAGCGTCTAGAGCCGGCCATCATGGAGCTGGAAAGACAAGGAAACGTGCTGGTGGTCTGCCACCAAGCGGTCATGCGTTGTCTGTTGGCCTACTttctggacaaaagtgccg AAGACCTGCCCTACATGAAATGTCCGCTGCACACCGTCCTCAAATTAACCCCAGTGGCATATG GTTGTAAAGTGGAAATGTTCCATCTCAATGTGGAGGCAGTTAACACACATCGCGACCGACCACTT GGTCAAATTCCCAAGGACTCGAGCCTTTTACACCGACGGAATAGTTACACACCCTTGGCCAGTCACGATCAAGTCAAGCGCCCCCGGCTGTACAGCGCGGGCAATCAGCCCTGGCTACCCCTGGCCCCCACGCCACCTGCCCTGATGCCAGGGGGACGGCCAAGCCAA GGCTCCTTGTGTGAGGGTATCAACTTTGAGGACCCTAAAGAAACGAGAGGCTGTGTGCGTTTCTGA
- the pfkfb2b gene encoding 6-phosphofructo-2-kinase/fructose-2,6-bisphosphatase 2 isoform X7 produces MSNGCVNAKKTDVRMNEKKCSWASYMTNSPTVIVMIGLPARGKTYVSKKLTRYLNWIGVPTKVFNLGVYRREAVRAYKSYDFFRHDNEEAMKIRKQCALVALRDVKVYLTDEGGQIAVFDATNTTRERRDLILEFVKENGFKVFFVESVCDDPEVIAANILEVKVSSPDYPERHRERVMDDFLKRIECYKVTYQPLDPDDYDRDLSFIKVMNVGRRFLVNRVQDYIQSKIVYYLMNIHVHSHSIYLCRHGESDHNIEGRIGGDSELSPRGKQFAHALRKFIEEHDLSDLKVWTSQLRRTIQTAEELAVPYEQWKILNEIDAGVCEEMTYEMIQRVFPEEFALRDQDKYHYRYPGGESYQDLVQRLEPAIMELERQGNVLVVCHQAVMRCLLAYFLDKSAEDLPYMKCPLHTVLKLTPVAYGCKVEMFHLNVEAVNTHRDRPLGSLCEGINFEDPKETRGCVRF; encoded by the exons ATGTCGAACGGGTGCGTTAACGCCAAGAAAACAGACGTCAGGATGAATGAGAAGAAATGCT CGTGGGCGTCTTACATGACCAATTCCCCCACTGTGATCGTGATGATCGGCCTTCCAGCCAGAGGGAAAACATACGTGTCCAAGAAACTCACACGTTACCTCAACTGGATCGGCGTCCCCACCAAAG TTTTTAATCTGGGCGTGTACCGCCGAGAAGCCGTCCGCGCCTACAAGTCATACGATTTTTTTCGTCACGACAATGAGGAGGCCATGAAGATAAGGAA GCAGTGTGCACTTGTGGCCCTCCGGGATGTGAAGGTCTACCTGACAGACGAAGGCGGTCAGATTGCT GTTTTCGATGCTACCAACACGACAAGAGAGCGCCGAGACCTCATTCTAGAGTTTGTGAAGGAAAATGGATTCAAG GTGTTCTTTGTCGAGTCCGTCTGTGACGACCCAGAAGTCATTGCTGCCAATATCCTG GAAGTCAAGGTGTCTAGTCCGGACTACCCCGAAAGACACCGAGAAAGGGTCATGGATGACTTCCTGAAACGGATCGAATGCTACAAGGTGACTTACCAGCCGTTGGATCCCGATGATTACGATAG GGACCTCTCATTCATTAAAGTGATGAACGTGGGCCGACGTTTTTTGGTGAACCGGGTTCAGGACTACATCCAGAGCAAGATCGTCTACTACCTCATGAACATCCACGTGCATTCGCACTCTATTTACTTGTGTCGACACGGCGAGAGCGACCATAACATCGAAGGGCGCATTGGGGGGGATTCGGAACTTTCTCCCCGAGGGAAACAG TTTGCCCACGCCCTTCGCAAGTTTATCGAAGAGCACGATTTGTCAGATTTGAAAGTGTGGACAAGCCAGTTGAGACGCACCATACAGACGGCCGAGGAGCTGGCTGTCCCTTATGAACAGTGGAAGATACTCAATGAAATTGACGCG ggAGTCTGCGAAGAGATGACCTATGAGATGATCCAGAGGGTTTTCCCAGAGGAGTTTGCATTGAGGGACCAGGACAAATATCACTACCGCTACCCTGGAGGGGAG TCCTACCAGGACCTGGTCCAGCGTCTAGAGCCGGCCATCATGGAGCTGGAAAGACAAGGAAACGTGCTGGTGGTCTGCCACCAAGCGGTCATGCGTTGTCTGTTGGCCTACTttctggacaaaagtgccg AAGACCTGCCCTACATGAAATGTCCGCTGCACACCGTCCTCAAATTAACCCCAGTGGCATATG GTTGTAAAGTGGAAATGTTCCATCTCAATGTGGAGGCAGTTAACACACATCGCGACCGACCACTT GGCTCCTTGTGTGAGGGTATCAACTTTGAGGACCCTAAAGAAACGAGAGGCTGTGTGCGTTTCTGA
- the pfkfb2b gene encoding 6-phosphofructo-2-kinase/fructose-2,6-bisphosphatase 2 isoform X1, with the protein MSNGCVNAKKTDVRMNEKKCSWASYMTNSPTVIVMIGLPARGKTYVSKKLTRYLNWIGVPTKVFNLGVYRREAVRAYKSYDFFRHDNEEAMKIRKQCALVALRDVKVYLTDEGGQIAVFDATNTTRERRDLILEFVKENGFKVFFVESVCDDPEVIAANILEVKVSSPDYPERHRERVMDDFLKRIECYKVTYQPLDPDDYDRDLSFIKVMNVGRRFLVNRVQDYIQSKIVYYLMNIHVHSHSIYLCRHGESDHNIEGRIGGDSELSPRGKQFAHALRKFIEEHDLSDLKVWTSQLRRTIQTAEELAVPYEQWKILNEIDAGVCEEMTYEMIQRVFPEEFALRDQDKYHYRYPGGESYQDLVQRLEPAIMELERQGNVLVVCHQAVMRCLLAYFLDKSAEDLPYMKCPLHTVLKLTPVAYGCKVEMFHLNVEAVNTHRDRPLQGQIPKDSSLLHRRNSYTPLASHDQVKRPRLYSAGNQPWLPLAPTPPALMPGGRPSQVSSTAGRVANQSPPILIVTSQTPIAPLPCLSVHMLMKLAVQFTQ; encoded by the exons ATGTCGAACGGGTGCGTTAACGCCAAGAAAACAGACGTCAGGATGAATGAGAAGAAATGCT CGTGGGCGTCTTACATGACCAATTCCCCCACTGTGATCGTGATGATCGGCCTTCCAGCCAGAGGGAAAACATACGTGTCCAAGAAACTCACACGTTACCTCAACTGGATCGGCGTCCCCACCAAAG TTTTTAATCTGGGCGTGTACCGCCGAGAAGCCGTCCGCGCCTACAAGTCATACGATTTTTTTCGTCACGACAATGAGGAGGCCATGAAGATAAGGAA GCAGTGTGCACTTGTGGCCCTCCGGGATGTGAAGGTCTACCTGACAGACGAAGGCGGTCAGATTGCT GTTTTCGATGCTACCAACACGACAAGAGAGCGCCGAGACCTCATTCTAGAGTTTGTGAAGGAAAATGGATTCAAG GTGTTCTTTGTCGAGTCCGTCTGTGACGACCCAGAAGTCATTGCTGCCAATATCCTG GAAGTCAAGGTGTCTAGTCCGGACTACCCCGAAAGACACCGAGAAAGGGTCATGGATGACTTCCTGAAACGGATCGAATGCTACAAGGTGACTTACCAGCCGTTGGATCCCGATGATTACGATAG GGACCTCTCATTCATTAAAGTGATGAACGTGGGCCGACGTTTTTTGGTGAACCGGGTTCAGGACTACATCCAGAGCAAGATCGTCTACTACCTCATGAACATCCACGTGCATTCGCACTCTATTTACTTGTGTCGACACGGCGAGAGCGACCATAACATCGAAGGGCGCATTGGGGGGGATTCGGAACTTTCTCCCCGAGGGAAACAG TTTGCCCACGCCCTTCGCAAGTTTATCGAAGAGCACGATTTGTCAGATTTGAAAGTGTGGACAAGCCAGTTGAGACGCACCATACAGACGGCCGAGGAGCTGGCTGTCCCTTATGAACAGTGGAAGATACTCAATGAAATTGACGCG ggAGTCTGCGAAGAGATGACCTATGAGATGATCCAGAGGGTTTTCCCAGAGGAGTTTGCATTGAGGGACCAGGACAAATATCACTACCGCTACCCTGGAGGGGAG TCCTACCAGGACCTGGTCCAGCGTCTAGAGCCGGCCATCATGGAGCTGGAAAGACAAGGAAACGTGCTGGTGGTCTGCCACCAAGCGGTCATGCGTTGTCTGTTGGCCTACTttctggacaaaagtgccg AAGACCTGCCCTACATGAAATGTCCGCTGCACACCGTCCTCAAATTAACCCCAGTGGCATATG GTTGTAAAGTGGAAATGTTCCATCTCAATGTGGAGGCAGTTAACACACATCGCGACCGACCACTT CAGGGTCAAATTCCCAAGGACTCGAGCCTTTTACACCGACGGAATAGTTACACACCCTTGGCCAGTCACGATCAAGTCAAGCGCCCCCGGCTGTACAGCGCGGGCAATCAGCCCTGGCTACCCCTGGCCCCCACGCCACCTGCCCTGATGCCAGGGGGACGGCCAAGCCAAGTCAGTTCCACCGCCGGCCGTGTTGCTAACCAGTCACCTCCCATCCTGATTGTCACATCTCAAACCCCCATTGCACCCCTTCCATGTTTGAGCGTGCACATGTTAATGAAATTGGCCGTGCAGTTTACACAATAA
- the pfkfb2b gene encoding 6-phosphofructo-2-kinase/fructose-2,6-bisphosphatase 2 isoform X8 has translation MKIRKQCALVALRDVKVYLTDEGGQIAVFDATNTTRERRDLILEFVKENGFKVFFVESVCDDPEVIAANILEVKVSSPDYPERHRERVMDDFLKRIECYKVTYQPLDPDDYDRDLSFIKVMNVGRRFLVNRVQDYIQSKIVYYLMNIHVHSHSIYLCRHGESDHNIEGRIGGDSELSPRGKQFAHALRKFIEEHDLSDLKVWTSQLRRTIQTAEELAVPYEQWKILNEIDAGVCEEMTYEMIQRVFPEEFALRDQDKYHYRYPGGESYQDLVQRLEPAIMELERQGNVLVVCHQAVMRCLLAYFLDKSAEDLPYMKCPLHTVLKLTPVAYGCKVEMFHLNVEAVNTHRDRPLQGQIPKDSSLLHRRNSYTPLASHDQVKRPRLYSAGNQPWLPLAPTPPALMPGGRPSQVSSTAGRVANQSPPILIVTSQTPIAPLPCLSVHMLMKLAVQFTQ, from the exons ATGAAGATAAGGAA GCAGTGTGCACTTGTGGCCCTCCGGGATGTGAAGGTCTACCTGACAGACGAAGGCGGTCAGATTGCT GTTTTCGATGCTACCAACACGACAAGAGAGCGCCGAGACCTCATTCTAGAGTTTGTGAAGGAAAATGGATTCAAG GTGTTCTTTGTCGAGTCCGTCTGTGACGACCCAGAAGTCATTGCTGCCAATATCCTG GAAGTCAAGGTGTCTAGTCCGGACTACCCCGAAAGACACCGAGAAAGGGTCATGGATGACTTCCTGAAACGGATCGAATGCTACAAGGTGACTTACCAGCCGTTGGATCCCGATGATTACGATAG GGACCTCTCATTCATTAAAGTGATGAACGTGGGCCGACGTTTTTTGGTGAACCGGGTTCAGGACTACATCCAGAGCAAGATCGTCTACTACCTCATGAACATCCACGTGCATTCGCACTCTATTTACTTGTGTCGACACGGCGAGAGCGACCATAACATCGAAGGGCGCATTGGGGGGGATTCGGAACTTTCTCCCCGAGGGAAACAG TTTGCCCACGCCCTTCGCAAGTTTATCGAAGAGCACGATTTGTCAGATTTGAAAGTGTGGACAAGCCAGTTGAGACGCACCATACAGACGGCCGAGGAGCTGGCTGTCCCTTATGAACAGTGGAAGATACTCAATGAAATTGACGCG ggAGTCTGCGAAGAGATGACCTATGAGATGATCCAGAGGGTTTTCCCAGAGGAGTTTGCATTGAGGGACCAGGACAAATATCACTACCGCTACCCTGGAGGGGAG TCCTACCAGGACCTGGTCCAGCGTCTAGAGCCGGCCATCATGGAGCTGGAAAGACAAGGAAACGTGCTGGTGGTCTGCCACCAAGCGGTCATGCGTTGTCTGTTGGCCTACTttctggacaaaagtgccg AAGACCTGCCCTACATGAAATGTCCGCTGCACACCGTCCTCAAATTAACCCCAGTGGCATATG GTTGTAAAGTGGAAATGTTCCATCTCAATGTGGAGGCAGTTAACACACATCGCGACCGACCACTT CAGGGTCAAATTCCCAAGGACTCGAGCCTTTTACACCGACGGAATAGTTACACACCCTTGGCCAGTCACGATCAAGTCAAGCGCCCCCGGCTGTACAGCGCGGGCAATCAGCCCTGGCTACCCCTGGCCCCCACGCCACCTGCCCTGATGCCAGGGGGACGGCCAAGCCAAGTCAGTTCCACCGCCGGCCGTGTTGCTAACCAGTCACCTCCCATCCTGATTGTCACATCTCAAACCCCCATTGCACCCCTTCCATGTTTGAGCGTGCACATGTTAATGAAATTGGCCGTGCAGTTTACACAATAA